In the Ornithinimicrobium pratense genome, GTCTTCGTCGGGCTGGCGGTCTTCTCCTTCATGATGATGGGTGACGCCCTGCGCGACGCCCTCGACCCCAAGAGGCGGTGAGCCGATGACCGACAAGACGCCCGACACGACCTCGACCGACGAGACCTTGACCAGCCCGACCCGCACCCGGCGAGGCACCCGGACCAGAGGCGGTGTCGGCAGCCCCGACCCGTCCGCACCGCTGCTGGACGTCACCGAACTCCAGGTCGAGTTCCGGACCCGGTATGGCGTGGCCAAGGCCGTCAACGGCGTCTCCTTCAGCGTCGACGAGGGGCAGACGCTGGCGATCCTGGGGGAGTCCGGCTCCGGCAAGTCGGTGACCGCCCAGGCGATCATGGGCATCGTCGACAGCCCGCCCGGCTTCGTCACCGGTGGCCAGGTGCGCTTCCGCGGCCAGGACCTGCTGCAGATGTCCGAGGAGCAGCGGCGCTCCTTCCGCGGCCCGCACATCTCGATGATCTTCCAGGACGCACTGTCCTCGCTGAACCCCGTCTTCCCGGTCGGGTGGCAGATCGGCGAGATGTTCCGCATACACCGCAAGGTCTCCCGCCGTGAGGCGAAGAAGAAGGCGATCGAGCTCATGGACCGGGTGCGTATCCCGGGCGCCGCCAGCCGGGTCGGGGACTACCCGCACCAGTTCTCCGGCGGTATGCGGCAGCGCATCATGATCGCGATGGCGATCGCGCTGGACCCCGAGGTGCTCATCGCCGACGAGCCGACCACGGCGCTCGACGTGACCGTGCAGGCCCAGGTGATGGAGCTGCTCGGGGACCTGCAGCGGGAGTCGAGGATGGGGCTGATCCTCATCACCCACGACCTCGGCGTCGTCGCCGACGTGGCGGACCGGATCGCGGTGATGTACGCCGGGCGGGTGATGGAGACCTCCCCCGTCCTTGACATCTACGCCAACCCGGCCCACCCCTACACCGAGGGTCTGCTCCAGTCGATCCCCCGGATCGACCAGAAGGGCCATGAGCTCCGGGCGATCAAGGGGCTGCCGCCGAGCCTGACCAACATCCCCACGGGGTGCGAGTTCCGCCCACGCTGCCCGAGGGCACAGTCGGTGTGCGAGGCCGAGCGTCCACCTCTGCGCGAGGTGGTCCCCGGCCGGTTCAGCGCCTGCCACTTCGCCGAGGAGGTCCTCAGTGACCACGCCTGACCCCCGCCCGCAGGACGCCGGTCGGCCGGACGCCCGCCGTCCCGACGATGCGCAGGACGTCGGCCGGCCGGACGCCTGGGGGAGGACGCCGGTGCGCAGGGCGGCCCCCGGCAGCAGGACCCCTACGCGCCGGGCTTCCA is a window encoding:
- a CDS encoding ABC transporter ATP-binding protein yields the protein MTDKTPDTTSTDETLTSPTRTRRGTRTRGGVGSPDPSAPLLDVTELQVEFRTRYGVAKAVNGVSFSVDEGQTLAILGESGSGKSVTAQAIMGIVDSPPGFVTGGQVRFRGQDLLQMSEEQRRSFRGPHISMIFQDALSSLNPVFPVGWQIGEMFRIHRKVSRREAKKKAIELMDRVRIPGAASRVGDYPHQFSGGMRQRIMIAMAIALDPEVLIADEPTTALDVTVQAQVMELLGDLQRESRMGLILITHDLGVVADVADRIAVMYAGRVMETSPVLDIYANPAHPYTEGLLQSIPRIDQKGHELRAIKGLPPSLTNIPTGCEFRPRCPRAQSVCEAERPPLREVVPGRFSACHFAEEVLSDHA